The following is a genomic window from Microtus pennsylvanicus isolate mMicPen1 chromosome 3, mMicPen1.hap1, whole genome shotgun sequence.
CAGAGATGATTCTGAACTCCCAATCCGTTTGGCTCCTCCTCCTAAATACCAGATAGAGGTATGTACTACCAAGCTCAGTAtatgctgtgctggggattgaacccagagctctgtgGCTGCTAGGCGAACCCTCTAAAagctgagctatatcccagccTCTTATCTCAGAGAGTTCTTTAAGGATCCAATAAGGTCACAGACATCAAAACTTGATGAGTGAGAAgacaatttaaaagaaagttagtattttctctgtatattttagaaCCCCAACTCTGTAACCAGAAAGCACCCTGCCAGCTAAGTTATTCCTAGTTATGTCAATCATTACCAAGATCTCCACAAAGGCACGCAGACGGAACATGAGAGGTGTGTCAATCAATCCTCATTACTCAGTTATCAAGAATCCCCTGGGGCCGGCAGATATCCCCCCCCCCGAGAAGAGCATGCTGAGGGGAtacattttctaattatttccATGGCTCAGCTGCTTTGTCAGAACCCTCTCAGAAAGTCAGGCTGGTGAGGGGGGTGCAGAGTAAGCCACTAACTAGCACCCCAGTGGCTGAGGAGCTCTAGAGGGAGTAGAAGGgctgaacacacacactctgcGGAATAAATCCGGTGGGATACCCCAGTAGAGTGGAAGACAGCGTGCTTCTGCAAAGCACTGGGAATGCACTATGATTAGACTCATGCTCAGAGCTTCAAGCCGGCCAGGATGTCCTCCACGTGTGATCTGTTGAGCAGCTCCGATAGGGACTCACTGGTGTTCTGGTGGAACATGGAGCCCACACTGTAGCCATCGGTGTTCCCGCTCTCCAGCTGAACACTGCCCAGCAGCTCCTGCATCCACTGGATGTCTGCTGAGAGCTGCTGCCTCAAAGCCTCAAACTGCCCCTGCAGATGGTCTAGCTTCCTGGCCACACCTCCAAGGCCGGCCCCTGTGCTCCGGATGTCCTCTCTCAGGAGCTTCTTCAGGGACTTCACCTTGCGGAACTCATACTTGAGCTGGGACAGGTTATGGCGGgccttctcattctcttctcGGTACCAGGCATCCTTTTCGTTGTAGATAGCCAGCAAGGCCTCCACATCATCCTGCAGGGTGTCATGGGCTCCTGCTAGGGCCAGGCATCCCTTATCCACCTGAGCCACATCCTCTACCACACGGGCAAAGCGCTCGAAGTTGACATAAGTGTTGTTGGGGGGCATGCTTGAGTGGCATTTGAGGGTGTACTCTCTCAGGCGTTTGGTCTTCAGCTGGGCAGGTTGTGTCTTCCACTGTTCAGGGGCTCTGGCTTCTCCTTTTGACTAGTAAGTGTTCAGACAGAAGAACCAGAATATTAACATGATATGTGCTCCACAGGGCAGTCCAAGCTGCAGGCGGAAGGCACACGCATGGCTTCTTTGGCATTCACTGCTTATGTCAAGACACAGGAGAAAGGGCCAGGGTGAGGCTAGCACTGCCgcccccaacaaggccataagAAACGTTAAAGGAATGTGGGGGTGCTGCCTGCATGCTCACTGCAGGGCAAAGGGCTCCATGGCCATTAGAGAGGGTTACCACACACGTAGAATTTAATAGTAGCTCACACAGACAAGTAGGCTGCAACTAGGGCTCTGCGAACATCCATTCAAGGGCCGAAACATGCAGGCTATggcaggcagaggaaggctgCGGGTATCTGCCTTTCAGGACACGGCAGCCTTGGCAAAAGCCAGCATGCTCAGCAGCAAGGAGCCCAAGAGGCTCTCTAGCTTTGGACTCTGGGAACGTCCCAACTTGGAAGATTATTGGCCTTCTCCATCCTTTAGGGAGTAAAGGAATTTATTGTCTATAGGTCTCTATCCTTCTTCTACATCCACACTTAGCTCATTCCTATGGGCGTTCTCCGTGAACAGGGAAGGCAGTCTGCAGAGTGTTCAGCCCATAGAACCAGGGCTGGAGCCTTGCTCTGAGTGCCCCTATTACTCCCAATGTGCTTTTCATGCCAAACTGTGAAAACCAGTCAGCCCTCCACTGCAGGTGGATTGTGGGGATTTGTTTTCTGCCTTGACCCTCTACCAGGGAACAGAGCTGTCCTAATAGATCTGGCTTTTCTTCACCACCAGGTCTCTGTCTCAGGACTCAATCCCTGAGGCCACACAGAACCTAAAGAAGCTACATGACAGACTTGCATTAATCCCTTAATGAGAgcccagaaggcagagaaggaaagggacCTGATTACAGTCAAGGTTTTAGTGGCCATAGATCTGTTTGCAACATGATTTACAATAAAGAACATTTTGTGAGCTGGCCTCTGAAGGAAAAGTATCTTAGCTGAGGTCTATGATGGTTTCATTGGCTCTCTGAACCCATGAAATACAAACTTATGGTAGCATaaccctattttatttatttatttttttgtttggttttgcaatGCTTTGGATAGAACTCACAGCCTCATGCAAACGAGGCAAGTACTCTAGTACTGAGCCAGTATAACCCCATTTGAACAAGCATAGGCCTTTTGAGGACCCTTGACCAGCGCCCAAGATCAAGCAAAGGCCTCTTAACAGCCATTTGTATTTGACTGCCACAGCCAGCTCTGGTGGCAGAAGAGGAACCTCCTGCTCACTGGCATTCATTACCGTGCCCTTACCATGATCCAGGGATGTCTGAGAGCCTCTTGGATGGTAAGCCGTTTCCTGCAATGAGGATGAGGAGACAAAAGTTCCATGAGAACAAGTGATAGGAGCAGCGGCCTGCGTCTCACCTGTCTGACACTGGCTGGCTGTACCATCGCAGAGATGGCTGAAAACCACCTGCATTTCCTGTACTCCAGGAAAAGTGGTCCAGGCCCTAAGCAGAGGTAGGATTGGCATGTCTCATCTCTACTGCTATCCTGACCTCTCTGGGCCTGCCTGCCTCCGCTTTCAACTTGAACAGGCCTCAAAACGCTCACTGTCTACCTTTCAAACCAGAGTCCTGCATTCACCTATGGAAGACTGCACACAATCACCCCTGATTTTCAAATACACATGCGTGCAGGCACACAAATGTGTATGCTCCTGTAGGCAGAGTCATTTGTGTTTGGGCAGGAGGAGATGAgggtaaaaatcaaaacaacaagaTGAATGGCAAGGCACGGCCAGCGACACTTCTCAGCACctggccagactgggctacatggCTTGGCGGCAAAGTGAGGGCAGACTGGCATGTCTGGGAACAGCGACGGGAAAGAGTGACTACCGGAGAAGCCACAGACTCTATCCATCTTACCGCGTCTCCTTCACAAGAAGCTTCCGAATGAAGTCCTTGGCCAGTTCACTTGTCTGGCTGAAGAATTCCTCATCAAAGTCATAACTCACAGCTGTGATGTTTGCCAGTGTTTCTTGCTTCGTGTCTCCCAGGAAGGGGGATGCTCCACTTAGTCTGAGCACAACAGAGAAAGACCCATGTAacggagggaaggaagacagacataGGAGTAATGGACTCAGGGAAGCCTAGTCTCTTCTCTCCAGGCAACCAAACAATAGACTTTTCAGTGCGGCTCAATTCAAATCACTTTCTGAACCTCCAACTAAATCCCTAATCCAGGAAGACTGTGTTTAATAGACTCAGAAGCTAAAAGAAGAGACACGGTTCCTGGCAGAACAAAGTAAAATACAATAAGGGGCCAGACAAAGAAATGGGGGGCACAGGGTAGTGGGGGGCGGTACAGCATCATAGGGTGGTTGATCCTTGCACTGACTCTATCTAATGAATGATCAGACTCTCAACAGTCAGAGAAGCTCTAGAAAGAACTTCCTAACGGAGGAACAACTGGAACAAAGCTTGAGAGGCACAGAAGGTGTACAAGATTTCGTCCCCACCGGGCATGGCAAGGTTGTATCATACAGTGACCCCTGAAGCACCCAGGCATGCTCTTGCTATGCACAGACCCATCCTTGCACTGCCTATCTCGATTAACCACGCCATCTCACCACTTAGCCATGCTAGAGAGGGCAGTCACTTTGGTCCTCCTTTCTACCCCGTTGCCACATCTCACTTGGCTGACACTCTTGCTGTTTCTACTCACCAAATACCTCTTGGCAGTCATGCCCATTCCTATTGCTGCTTTCTTAGCGTGGGGAATagcaagaccagcctgagctatacagagaaagactgtctacaaagagcaaaggaaggctaatccctttaaccccagcacttggaaggcagaggcagaggaaggatttctctgtggtctacatagagagtgctaggccagccagagttacatagtgagactcccCAATCTCAAAAACATTAATAAATGTGAATGGATCACTTACCCAGCATATACAAGGTCTTTAGGGTCAAACTGAAGCACCACAAGAAATAGATAAAATGCCTTGTGTAGCCCTGATCCATACTAGTGGCTCTAGAATTATTGGTCATTATTCCTGTCATTGATAAAACACAAATAACCCTgtttaagtcctaggtcctcggTTTCCATAAGGCCAGAAATGGGTCTGTGTCCTTACCCACCTCTTTACTATCTGGGGAGTTGATTTGATTCTATATCTCCTAGTTCaaatctatctatccatcatctaactaactgtctgtctgtctgtctgtctatctatctatctatctatctatctatctatctatctacctacctatctttcAAAATTCCAGCCTCCCCCCCTGGATTTCACAGATGTAACCATGCTCCCACAGGGTGACACCAGCTGCATGATTTATCTCCACAGACACAGAGCCCAGGACAAGCAAATCTGACTCTCCCCCATGTCAGGATCCTAAGTTCCTGACACAGGTCTTCTGATAAAACAGGGTTTAAATGAAGCAGTGTCAGCCAGGCCGGGTCACACtgagcctataatcccagctcctggggGAGCTGATGCAGGAATTACacagttcaaggcctgtctggtcaATTTGGTGAgtctctatctcaaaacaagaaaaaaaaatctaaaaagttCCAGGATCTAATTCAGTGGTAGCACATTTGCCTAGCTACGTTCAGTTActctaggttcagttcctagtatcACAAAACTAAGTAAAGTCAGAGCTCCACggtaaaacaaaactaagaaaaagctGTGGAACACTGGCCCTCGCTATGGGCTTTTACTCTGAAAATGCCATGAAGTAGTGTTTTCCATGGGTGCTATACGAGGGTGACCACTGGGAACCACTGGGGCTGAGTGTCTACTAGCCTGCCCTGTGTGCCAAAGCAAGGCCTATGAAACTTGTACAAGATAGCTTATTTCCACCCGCGCCACTTCCTGTGGCGGGAAGTCTGTGATTCCTATTTCTCTGATAAGAAAAACAGGTCCAAAGGTTAAGTACCTGTCCATGGCCACACAAACTGAAAGAGACAGTGTTAGTATCCTGTCCCAGATGAGGCCTAGTctgcaaaaactaaacaaaacaaaacaaaaaaaatcacctatGCGGGAAATCTTGATTTAAGCCACTAGACTCAAGGGaacaataaagagagaaaggaaggagaaggaaggagagtgtgaaagggaggaaaaggggacctggggatgagaagagagaaaagaggaggcagaTGGGGCAGGTGCAGATGGGGCAGGTGCAGATGGGGCAGGTGCAGATGGGGCAGGTGCAGATGGGGCAGGTGCAGATGGGGCAGGTGCAGGCGCCGTCAGGGCTGTCACCAGTGGAGCTCAGAACTTGGCCTCTGGTGCTGTGTGGACCTCTCATACCTCCTGAGGTAAGCAGGCATGCACCCAAGGCTGGAGATACTCACAGGATGTAGGTGATGACGCCGATGCTCCTGCAAAGGACAGTCATGTCAGAGCTGTGTGGTTCCACCCTCAAACCACACAGGGACAAGAAGTCACTTCCCTGAATGACATATGAAGCCCCACTCCTCCCTACCCCACTCTGATACAGACCCAGATGTATTTAGAATCTTTGCTTTCTGCACACTGAATCAAGGACCCAAATTCAAAGTCCGACTTCTGTTTGCTAACTCTGTCTTCAGAGCACGTCCCTTTCTCTCTGAGGCCACATCACTTATCAAATGAGGACAATAAATAATAAGAACAGCCTCACAGGTGGCAGGGTCTTAGAAAGACAAGTCACGAGCTGGGCCAACTGTAAAGCAGTGTTCAAATAAAATGTGTAAAGAATTGATCACAGGATCATTGTTAGGAAAACACGGGATACTTTGGTGGAACACTTGACGGACTGACCAATGAAGCTCACTGTTCTCTAGACCCCAGATGAGACTGGCCCAGAATGGGTCTGCACTTGCTTAGCCTCTTGCCTGATGACCATGGATCCAAGCCTCATTGCCTCCTGACTGCATGTCTACTGCTCCTGGAGCCTTGCAGACTAGGAGCGTAAGGAAGGGGTCTGAACACTCGGGGACCTGTCAGCTATACCAGGGGCTGAGGCCTCTGAACCCGGAAGGATCCCAGGCCACCACTTACCACATGTCAgcctccagtcccaggggctcaTAGTTCACGATTTCTGGAGCTGAAAGAAGTCATGTCAAGGAGTCAAGAGGGGGTGGAGATAAGAGGAGATGGTTCTAGGAAACTCTAGAGTGTTTGGTGTCCAGTGTCTCCATCTTGAATCTCCGATAGGGAGGAGAGAATATTCAAACGGTAGGTGGAAATAACCAGAATGTAAGAGTGTTGAAGAAATGAGTTACTATGGACTGTGTGTGTTTCTACAGAATCTATGTGGACATCTAATTCTCAGGCAACAGTAGAAGATGATAGAGCCTTATAGATGCTTGGGTCATGAGAGAACCTTCAGGAATAAAGTTAGGCTCTTATAAAAGGCCCCAGGGAGATCGTTTCCTCCTTCCATGTGGGAATAGAGAAGGTCACTAGTATCCATGTGAAAAGCCCCTCACCGGACACCAGGCTCACTGGCACCATCTAGGACGCCCATCCACCAGAGCTGTGTTCAGCATGTTTCTGTTGCTTATAATCTATCCAGTCTAAGGCGTTTGGTTGCAGCAGACAGCCAAAGTGAGACAGACATGATTTCCTGTTAGATATGGAGAAATCAAACAGCCTTgatgaggagggaaaggaaggcacaaaggaagatgaagatgggaagaagaagggtcaGGAAGAAGACTTGGAAGCTTGGTGATGAGGCCTGCTGTGGGGAAGGAACCCTGCTGGGCAGAGACTCCAAACAGGTCCACACTGGTTGGGTGatggggaagaaggcagagagggccTTCGTCTTCCTCTGAGTCCTGCCCGACAGGTGACTTCATCCGAGGACATCTTTAGGGGGCACTGAGCTAAGGTGACAAGCCTGAGGAGACACCAAACATGCCAGGGGGCAGCTGACGGCAGGGGAGGAGCTTGGGCCAAGCATCAGATTTGAAGTCATTAATACGCTAGTGAAAGTAGGATCTGGGCCAAAGATATGGTGGGTGACCAAGAGAGGGTAGAGTGCAGGGGGAAGACTCTGCTAAAGACACAAGAGGATCACGTGTTGCCCAGAGAGCACTGAGGCCCCAGAAAGCCAGTGCTGAATGTCACACCCACTTTCTCCACGACTTTAAGAATATAGTATGAAGTAGATGGCAATAACGGGAGTACTTGATGAGGGAAGGGAGGTCCAGCTAACTGCTAAGGCAAGAGAGCATGGGAAAGATGAGATTATTTATCCAGAACACTATCTAAACCACTGCCTCTGTAGGGTATGTCagctgtcctctcccctccatctcctccttcaaCAGACAGGCACCCCTACACTGGCTTTGTTTCTCTAGCTTT
Proteins encoded in this region:
- the Dapk2 gene encoding death-associated protein kinase 2 isoform X2 gives rise to the protein MVQASMRSPNMETFKQQKVEDFYDIGEELGSGQFAIVKKCREKSTGLEYAAKFIKKRQSRASRRGVCREEIEREPENIMLLDKTIPIPHIKLIDFGLAHEIEDGVEFKNIFGTPEFVAPEIVNYEPLGLEADMWSIGVITYILLSGASPFLGDTKQETLANITAVSYDFDEEFFSQTSELAKDFIRKLLVKETRKRLTIQEALRHPWIMSKGEARAPEQWKTQPAQLKTKRLREYTLKCHSSMPPNNTYVNFERFARVVEDVAQVDKGCLALAGAHDTLQDDVEALLAIYNEKDAWYREENEKARHNLSQLKYEFRKVKSLKKLLREDIRSTGAGLGGVARKLDHLQGQFEALRQQLSADIQWMQELLGSVQLESGNTDGYSVGSMFHQNTSESLSELLNRSHVEDILAGLKL
- the Dapk2 gene encoding death-associated protein kinase 2 isoform X1, which codes for MVQASMRSPNMETFKQQKVEDFYDIGEELGSGQFAIVKKCREKSTGLEYAAKFIKKRQSRASRRGVCREEIEREVSILRQVLHPNIITLHDVYENRTDVVLILELVSGGELFDFLAQKESLSEEEATSFIKQILDGVNYLHTKKIAHFDLKPENIMLLDKTIPIPHIKLIDFGLAHEIEDGVEFKNIFGTPEFVAPEIVNYEPLGLEADMWSIGVITYILLSGASPFLGDTKQETLANITAVSYDFDEEFFSQTSELAKDFIRKLLVKETRKRLTIQEALRHPWIMSKGEARAPEQWKTQPAQLKTKRLREYTLKCHSSMPPNNTYVNFERFARVVEDVAQVDKGCLALAGAHDTLQDDVEALLAIYNEKDAWYREENEKARHNLSQLKYEFRKVKSLKKLLREDIRSTGAGLGGVARKLDHLQGQFEALRQQLSADIQWMQELLGSVQLESGNTDGYSVGSMFHQNTSESLSELLNRSHVEDILAGLKL
- the Dapk2 gene encoding death-associated protein kinase 2 isoform X3, translated to MRPSSSRRGRAGLAVGACAGRKSRGRVSGGELFDFLAQKESLSEEEATSFIKQILDGVNYLHTKKIAHFDLKPENIMLLDKTIPIPHIKLIDFGLAHEIEDGVEFKNIFGTPEFVAPEIVNYEPLGLEADMWSIGVITYILLSGASPFLGDTKQETLANITAVSYDFDEEFFSQTSELAKDFIRKLLVKETRKRLTIQEALRHPWIMSKGEARAPEQWKTQPAQLKTKRLREYTLKCHSSMPPNNTYVNFERFARVVEDVAQVDKGCLALAGAHDTLQDDVEALLAIYNEKDAWYREENEKARHNLSQLKYEFRKVKSLKKLLREDIRSTGAGLGGVARKLDHLQGQFEALRQQLSADIQWMQELLGSVQLESGNTDGYSVGSMFHQNTSESLSELLNRSHVEDILAGLKL